From a single Osmerus eperlanus chromosome 8, fOsmEpe2.1, whole genome shotgun sequence genomic region:
- the snap25a gene encoding synaptosomal-associated protein 25-A, translating into MAEESDMRNELSDMQQQADQLADESLESTRRMLQLVEESKDAGIRTLVMLDEQGEQLERIEEGMDQINKDMKDAEKNLNDLGKFCGLCSCPCNKMKSGGSKAWGNNQDGVVASQPARVVDEREQMAISGGFIRRVTDDARENEMDENLEQVGGIIGNLRHMALDMGNEIDTQNRQIDRIMDKADSNKTRIDEANQRATKMLGSG; encoded by the exons ATGGCAGAAGAGTCGGACATGCGTAACGAGCTGTCGGACATGCAGCAGCAGGCCGATCAGCTGGCCGACGAG TCACTGGAGAGCACTCGTCGTATGCTACAGCTGGTCGAAGAG AGTAAAGATGCTGGCATCAGGACTCTGGTCATGCTGGACGAGCAAGGAG AGCAACTGGAGCGTATCGAGGAAGGAATGGACCAGATCAATAAGGACATGAAGGATGCAGAAAAGAATTTGAACGATCTAGGAAAATTCTGTGGTCTTTGCTCCTGTCCATGTAACAA GATGAAGAGTGGGGGCAGTAAGGCCTGGGGGAACAACCAGGACGGCGTGGTGGCCAGCCAGCCCGCCCGTGTGGTCGACGAGCGCGAACAGATGGCTATCAGCGGAGGCTTCATCcgcag ggtaacAGACGATGCCAGGGAAAATGAGATGGATGAGAACCTGGAGCAGGTGGGCGGTATCATTGGCAATCTGCGCCACATGGCCCTGGACATGGGCAACGAGATTGACACCCAGAATCGCCAGATCGACAGGATCATGGATAAG GCCGATTCCAACAAGACCAGGATCGATGAAGCCAACCAGCGCGCCACAAAGATGCTGGGCAGTGGCTAA